A stretch of the Rhizomicrobium sp. genome encodes the following:
- a CDS encoding sarcosine oxidase subunit beta family protein, translated as MRFGLAGLLKNAIRQNRDWPEQWPSPQPKARYDVVIVGGGGHGLATAYYLAVEHRLRNIAVVERGWLGGGNTGRNTTIIRSNYLLEESAALYDHALTFWKDLSQALNYNVMYSPRGVLTLAHSANDIRVLKRHIYANRLAGIDNEWLEPHEAKAFCPLLDIGRDSRHPVEGAALQRIGGTARHDAVAWGYARAAAALGVDIVQNCEVMGIRRDHSGAVCGVETTRGAIGAPKIGIAVAGHSTRLLAMAGLRAPIESFPLQALVSEPLKPVLPCVVISNTIQAYASQSDKGELVIGGQADAYLSYSQRGALHVTGHTLEALCELFPAFRRLRMMRNWAGTVDIAPDRSPIIDKTDVPGLYVNCGWGTGGFKATPGSGHVFAWTIAKDEPHRLNAPFGFDRFRTGRLIDEATAAGVTH; from the coding sequence ATGCGCTTCGGCCTCGCCGGACTTTTGAAGAACGCGATCCGGCAAAACCGCGACTGGCCCGAACAATGGCCTTCGCCGCAACCGAAAGCCCGCTATGACGTCGTCATCGTCGGGGGCGGCGGCCATGGACTCGCGACCGCATACTATCTCGCTGTCGAACACAGATTGCGGAACATCGCTGTGGTCGAGCGCGGCTGGCTGGGCGGCGGCAATACCGGCCGCAATACGACCATCATCCGCTCGAACTATCTCCTCGAGGAAAGCGCCGCGCTTTACGATCACGCGCTGACGTTTTGGAAGGACCTCAGCCAGGCCCTGAACTACAATGTCATGTATTCGCCGCGCGGCGTGCTGACGCTGGCGCATTCGGCGAACGACATCCGCGTTCTCAAGCGTCATATCTACGCCAACCGGCTTGCCGGAATCGACAATGAATGGCTCGAGCCCCATGAGGCGAAGGCGTTCTGTCCGCTGCTCGACATCGGCCGCGACAGCCGCCATCCCGTGGAAGGCGCGGCGCTTCAGCGTATCGGCGGCACGGCACGCCACGACGCGGTCGCCTGGGGATATGCGAGGGCGGCAGCCGCTCTGGGCGTGGACATCGTCCAGAACTGCGAGGTCATGGGAATACGGCGCGACCATAGCGGCGCGGTCTGCGGCGTCGAAACGACACGGGGTGCGATCGGCGCGCCGAAAATCGGCATCGCTGTTGCCGGGCACAGCACCCGCCTGCTGGCGATGGCGGGACTGCGCGCGCCGATCGAGAGCTTTCCCCTGCAAGCGCTGGTCTCCGAGCCGCTGAAGCCGGTTCTGCCCTGCGTGGTCATATCCAACACCATCCAGGCTTACGCCTCCCAATCCGACAAGGGCGAGCTCGTCATCGGCGGTCAGGCCGACGCCTATCTCTCCTATTCACAGCGCGGTGCACTGCATGTGACGGGGCACACTTTGGAGGCCCTGTGCGAGCTCTTCCCGGCATTTCGCCGCCTGCGGATGATGCGCAACTGGGCCGGCACCGTCGACATCGCGCCGGATCGCTCGCCGATCATCGACAAGACCGACGTGCCCGGCCTCTACGTCAATTGCGGCTGGGGCACCGGCGGATTCAAGGCGACGCCGGGATCGGGCCATGTCTTCGCGTGGACGATCGCGAAGGACGAGCCGCATCGCCTCAATGCTCCGTTCGGCTTCGACCGTTTCCGCACGGGCCGGCTGATCGACGAAGCCACCGCCGCCGGCGTCACCCATTAA
- a CDS encoding sarcosine oxidase subunit gamma family protein has product MAELRTASRASRLILRCAREQAMANPSLTSLGLPFAVGETASGTDFATACLGPDEWLLTMPTTKTDAVRQAVMDALSSQPHALVDISDRDIGLLLTGEAVEEILASGCPLDLAAFPAGRAVRTVFNKAPILLWRIDPSTFRLEVERSFESYIRDLLRIAIDEVGADSGALRTTHEENA; this is encoded by the coding sequence ATGGCTGAGCTCCGCACCGCATCCCGGGCATCGCGCCTGATCCTGCGCTGTGCGCGCGAACAGGCGATGGCAAATCCGTCGCTGACAAGCCTGGGCCTGCCCTTTGCGGTCGGCGAAACGGCGTCCGGCACCGATTTCGCGACGGCATGTCTTGGACCCGACGAGTGGCTTCTGACGATGCCGACGACGAAGACAGATGCTGTGAGGCAGGCCGTCATGGACGCGCTGTCGAGCCAACCGCACGCGCTCGTCGATATTTCCGATCGCGACATCGGGCTTCTTCTCACCGGCGAAGCCGTTGAGGAGATCCTGGCGAGCGGTTGCCCGCTCGATCTCGCCGCCTTCCCGGCAGGCCGTGCTGTGCGGACGGTGTTCAACAAAGCCCCGATTCTTCTCTGGCGGATTGATCCGTCCACCTTCCGCCTGGAGGTCGAGCGCTCGTTCGAGTCCTACATCCGAGACCTTCTTCGTATCGCGATCGACGAAGTCGGGGCTGATTCCGGAGCCCTGCGGACAACACATGAGGAGAATGCATGA
- a CDS encoding ABC transporter permease, translating into MIVRRLGMLVGVLLGVTLLTFAISHLIPGDPAQLVAGPHAGAEAIAKIRQQLGLDRPLYVQYLAYLAQLVRGDLGVSVLTHRPVLTELFEYFPATVELMLAALLVSIALALVLGVLSAVYADSWIDHLLRLLAIAGVSTPRFVLGLLLLLLLYGEWNLLPGAGRLDPALTPPPVVTGMLLVDSLLAGDVAVFDSALAHMILPVLTLSFSTMGGFMRLVRTSMLEALNEDYVRTARAMGLRRWTIILRHALRNALLPLVTVAGLAIGSLLFGSIVVETIFAWPGAGSYVLNAIFALDFPVIMGFTVIVSLVYVLANLAVDLIYLAIDPQIREIG; encoded by the coding sequence ATGATAGTGCGGCGCCTCGGCATGCTTGTGGGCGTGCTGCTGGGCGTGACCCTGCTGACCTTCGCGATTTCCCATTTGATTCCGGGCGATCCGGCGCAACTCGTCGCCGGACCGCATGCCGGCGCCGAGGCCATCGCCAAAATCCGGCAACAGCTGGGTCTCGACCGGCCGCTCTATGTCCAATACCTCGCCTATCTGGCGCAACTGGTCCGAGGTGACCTCGGCGTATCCGTGCTGACGCATCGCCCCGTCCTGACCGAACTGTTCGAATATTTTCCCGCGACTGTGGAGCTGATGCTGGCCGCGCTCCTGGTCTCGATCGCGCTGGCGCTCGTGCTCGGCGTCCTGTCGGCGGTCTATGCCGATAGCTGGATCGACCATCTGTTGCGCCTCCTCGCCATCGCAGGCGTATCGACGCCGCGCTTCGTGCTGGGGCTGCTGCTTCTGTTGCTCCTTTACGGGGAATGGAATCTTCTGCCCGGTGCCGGGCGGCTCGATCCGGCGCTCACGCCGCCGCCCGTCGTCACCGGCATGCTTCTTGTCGACAGCTTGCTGGCGGGCGACGTCGCCGTCTTCGACAGCGCGTTGGCGCACATGATCCTTCCGGTGCTGACGCTTTCGTTCTCCACCATGGGCGGATTCATGCGGCTGGTACGCACGTCGATGCTGGAGGCTTTGAACGAGGACTATGTGCGCACCGCCCGGGCGATGGGCCTGCGGCGCTGGACGATCATCCTTCGCCATGCGCTGCGCAACGCCCTTTTGCCGTTGGTGACCGTGGCCGGCCTGGCGATCGGCTCCCTGCTGTTCGGCTCCATCGTGGTCGAGACGATATTCGCGTGGCCGGGCGCCGGTTCCTATGTCCTCAACGCGATTTTCGCGCTCGATTTCCCCGTCATCATGGGATTCACGGTGATCGTGTCGCTGGTCTATGTGCTGGCCAACCTCGCCGTCGATCTCATCTATCTTGCGATCGATCCGCAGATCCGGGAGATCGGGTAG
- a CDS encoding serine hydrolase domain-containing protein — MPIRCGGSAAFSRISRSRSPRRTRRALCWAPRAPTRSTSDMPVSGADIVESDFSDLLEEMRGTRGFPGATAAIAFDDGTTWRAAAGYADPDAGVPMGVDAVMLQASVGKMYVGALAKRLETEGVLNLDEPIERHIGNRPWFSRLPNGRHLHLRHLLNHSAGLNDYITADAFQPSAIALSANPDLVFPPEMLIGFVLDRPALFEPGTGFAYSDAAYLVAGLVIEAASGARYYDLVRQYFLAPWDLTATHAAEHRHISGLVPGFRGLNPFSLPRRSMENGALTLHPGSEWAGGGWASTASDMAIFAHRLLGGAEKAYRDEIVASGQPTPPPLTGIYGLGVLAADGPLGRRFGHGGWTPGYRTDVQCYPDAGFAVAVMVNTDDPVHASRDDVLDLGATLATSAMHRGLDKRNVRC; from the coding sequence ATGCCGATCAGGTGCGGCGGATCCGCCGCATTCTCGAGGATCTCTCGATCGAGATCGCCACGCCGGACGAGGCGCGCGCTATGCTGGGCACCAAGGGCGCCGACAAGGTCAACTTCTGACATGCCGGTTTCTGGAGCCGACATCGTGGAATCCGACTTTTCCGATCTGCTTGAAGAAATGCGCGGCACGCGGGGCTTTCCCGGCGCTACGGCCGCCATTGCGTTCGACGACGGCACGACTTGGCGCGCGGCGGCCGGCTATGCGGATCCGGATGCGGGTGTGCCCATGGGTGTCGACGCGGTGATGCTCCAGGCAAGCGTCGGCAAGATGTATGTCGGCGCGCTCGCCAAACGACTCGAAACCGAAGGCGTGCTGAACCTCGATGAACCGATCGAACGCCATATCGGGAATCGGCCGTGGTTTTCCCGCCTTCCGAACGGCCGCCATCTCCACCTGCGTCATCTGCTGAACCATAGTGCCGGTCTCAACGACTACATCACGGCCGATGCTTTCCAGCCCAGCGCCATCGCGCTTTCCGCGAACCCCGATCTGGTCTTTCCGCCGGAGATGTTGATCGGCTTTGTTCTCGACCGGCCCGCGCTGTTCGAGCCCGGCACTGGGTTCGCCTACAGCGATGCCGCCTATCTCGTCGCTGGGCTGGTCATCGAGGCCGCATCGGGCGCACGATATTACGATCTGGTCCGGCAGTACTTTCTTGCCCCCTGGGATCTGACGGCGACCCATGCCGCCGAGCATCGGCATATCTCGGGCTTGGTGCCGGGCTTCCGTGGACTCAATCCCTTCTCGTTGCCGCGGCGATCGATGGAAAATGGTGCGCTGACCCTTCATCCCGGCAGCGAATGGGCCGGTGGAGGATGGGCGAGCACAGCGTCCGACATGGCAATTTTCGCCCATCGGCTTCTGGGCGGAGCGGAAAAGGCCTATCGCGACGAGATCGTCGCCAGCGGACAGCCTACACCGCCGCCTCTGACGGGTATCTATGGCCTTGGCGTTCTGGCTGCCGACGGTCCGCTCGGGCGCCGCTTCGGCCATGGCGGATGGACACCGGGATACCGGACCGACGTGCAATGCTATCCCGACGCCGGTTTCGCGGTGGCGGTCATGGTGAACACCGACGATCCGGTCCATGCATCCCGCGACGACGTGTTGGATCTCGGCGCGACGCTGGCAACCTCTGCGATGCACCGGGGCCTCGACAAAAGGAATGTCCGATGTTGA
- a CDS encoding ABC transporter substrate-binding protein, which produces MLNNPIARRPVLALLGASLMVAASCSRGAKTPSSSRKTLVIGRALDDRNLDPAFEASLTDGSVMELAYERLLREVIRDGVPSGEFEGVLAERWEADPSGLIWTFRLKTDRRFSDGTPVTAHAFAFSLKRALSLQPALAANFFWLKRYDVVDDHTLRFELHQRFAIFLNFLAITVEFVNPKVLAHEKNGDQGAAWLSENSAGSGPYQVERWERGQQLVMSSNPHYPTPPRYFDRVVFRFVKEPNARRLELGRGEIDICEGISIDDSERFRATPGAALFDKVSPQIVFIDINNRHPILSDVRVRRALALAVDYEQIIKSVLLGRATPCSGPIPQGMPGYDAALPVMKRDVAAAKALMAQAGHPTLGLTLSYVQGGSTVDSTVLMIQSNFADIGVKLTLEPVAPSAFVSKSLGGEYELAINNFVPAFADPWLVLFPLYFSKNSGAGGNTAFYGNDAVDRLLLQAQAELDANARLSLYRAAEKLILADMPRIFLFSPHALLGYRDEIAGMEYSAWRPLVYNADAMLRRSA; this is translated from the coding sequence ATGTTGAACAATCCCATCGCCCGGCGCCCGGTCTTGGCGCTCCTGGGAGCGTCTCTCATGGTCGCCGCCAGTTGCAGCCGCGGTGCCAAGACGCCGTCATCGAGCAGAAAAACATTGGTCATCGGTCGCGCGCTCGACGATCGCAATCTCGATCCGGCCTTCGAAGCATCCCTCACCGACGGTTCGGTCATGGAACTGGCGTACGAAAGGCTGTTGCGCGAAGTGATCCGTGACGGCGTTCCCTCCGGCGAATTCGAGGGCGTCCTGGCGGAGCGCTGGGAAGCCGATCCGTCCGGCCTGATCTGGACGTTTCGTCTGAAGACCGATCGCCGGTTCAGCGACGGCACGCCGGTGACGGCGCACGCGTTCGCGTTCAGCCTCAAACGCGCGCTGAGCCTGCAACCCGCGCTCGCGGCGAACTTCTTCTGGCTCAAGCGCTATGACGTCGTGGATGACCACACATTGCGCTTCGAGCTTCATCAGCGGTTCGCGATCTTCCTGAACTTCCTCGCCATCACGGTCGAGTTCGTCAATCCGAAGGTGCTTGCGCACGAGAAGAACGGCGACCAGGGCGCCGCATGGCTGTCGGAAAACAGCGCCGGCAGCGGTCCCTATCAGGTCGAGCGTTGGGAACGGGGCCAGCAACTCGTCATGTCTTCCAACCCGCACTATCCGACCCCGCCCCGATATTTCGATCGGGTCGTTTTCCGCTTCGTCAAGGAGCCGAATGCGCGCCGCCTTGAGCTGGGCAGGGGCGAGATCGATATCTGCGAAGGGATCAGCATCGACGACAGCGAACGCTTTCGCGCAACGCCCGGCGCGGCTCTCTTCGACAAGGTCAGCCCGCAGATCGTGTTTATCGACATCAACAATCGCCACCCGATCCTGTCGGATGTGCGCGTACGCCGGGCCCTGGCATTGGCCGTCGACTACGAACAGATCATCAAATCCGTCCTGCTCGGACGCGCGACACCGTGCTCCGGTCCCATTCCGCAGGGCATGCCGGGATACGACGCCGCGTTACCGGTCATGAAGCGCGATGTCGCCGCCGCCAAGGCGCTGATGGCGCAGGCGGGACATCCCACGTTGGGCTTGACGCTGAGCTATGTTCAGGGCGGCAGCACGGTGGATTCCACCGTGCTCATGATACAAAGCAATTTCGCGGACATCGGGGTCAAGTTGACCTTGGAGCCCGTGGCGCCGTCGGCGTTCGTCAGCAAGAGCCTGGGCGGCGAGTATGAGCTCGCCATCAACAATTTCGTCCCGGCCTTCGCCGATCCCTGGCTCGTGCTTTTTCCTCTTTACTTCTCGAAGAATTCCGGCGCGGGCGGCAACACCGCCTTCTACGGCAACGACGCGGTCGATCGCCTGCTTCTGCAGGCACAGGCCGAGCTGGACGCCAACGCGCGGCTCTCGCTCTACCGGGCGGCCGAGAAACTCATCCTCGCCGACATGCCGCGCATCTTCCTATTCTCGCCGCACGCCTTGCTCGGGTACCGCGACGAAATCGCCGGGATGGAATACAGCGCTTGGCGGCCGCTGGTATACAACGCCGACGCGATGTTGCGTCGTTCCGCCTGA
- a CDS encoding 3-keto-5-aminohexanoate cleavage protein has protein sequence MIHAKKAIITCAVTGAVHFPCQSAYLPITPDQIVKESVAAANAGAAIIHLHARDPRDGRPTTDPDVYGQFLSRIKQQTDAVINITTGQPGTFQERMLAPERFAPEICSFNLGPMNAALFAMVPRYEGKFKHPWERELMAMTKNFNTVNTFENMEYIARELGEKRGVRFEFECFDIGHLHTLRFIADQGWVKPPFFIQSVYGFVGGLGALPAHVLHMKQTADELFGDQYYWSNLAAGRNQMKFVTLGAILGANVRVGIEDSLWEAKGQPAKSNADQVRRIRRILEDLSIEIATPDEARAMLGTKGADKVNF, from the coding sequence ATGATTCATGCGAAGAAGGCGATCATCACCTGCGCCGTCACGGGAGCGGTGCATTTTCCCTGTCAATCGGCATACCTGCCGATCACGCCCGACCAGATCGTGAAAGAATCCGTGGCCGCCGCGAATGCGGGCGCGGCGATCATCCACCTCCATGCGCGCGATCCGCGCGACGGCAGGCCGACGACGGATCCCGACGTCTATGGACAATTCCTGTCGCGCATCAAGCAGCAGACCGACGCCGTCATCAACATCACGACGGGGCAGCCGGGTACGTTCCAGGAGCGGATGCTGGCGCCGGAGCGGTTCGCGCCGGAGATCTGCTCATTCAACCTGGGGCCGATGAACGCGGCGTTGTTCGCGATGGTTCCGCGCTACGAAGGCAAGTTCAAGCATCCCTGGGAACGCGAGCTCATGGCGATGACGAAGAACTTTAATACGGTGAACACGTTCGAGAACATGGAATACATCGCCCGCGAGCTGGGCGAGAAGCGCGGCGTCCGGTTCGAGTTCGAATGCTTCGATATCGGTCACCTGCACACGTTGCGGTTCATCGCGGATCAGGGCTGGGTCAAGCCGCCGTTTTTCATCCAGTCGGTCTACGGCTTCGTCGGCGGATTGGGTGCGCTTCCGGCGCATGTCCTGCACATGAAACAGACCGCTGACGAGCTCTTCGGTGATCAATACTACTGGTCGAATCTCGCCGCGGGCCGCAACCAGATGAAGTTCGTCACGCTGGGAGCGATCCTGGGCGCCAATGTGCGGGTGGGAATCGAGGACAGCCTGTGGGAAGCCAAAGGACAACCCGCGAAGTCCAATGCCGATCAGGTGCGGCGGATCCGCCGCATTCTCGAGGATCTCTCGATCGAGATCGCCACGCCGGACGAGGCGCGCGCTATGCTGGGCACCAAGGGCGCCGACAAGGTCAACTTCTGA
- a CDS encoding sarcosine oxidase subunit alpha family protein, whose translation MSGPFRIAGGALLDRTQPLRFSFDGRSYDGFAGDTLASALLANGVRLVARSFKYHRPRGLLTAGSEEPNGLVNLGRSGGTPNARATMVELYDGLTASSQNRFPSLRHDIGALAGLASPFLAAGFYYKTFLWPRRFWRSVYEPLIRQAAGLGTAPASSDPDAYSTRFAHCDLLVVGSGPAGLAAASAAIDRGERVILCEERANFGETLLDDPDASIGGVPADAWREQALRALRAAPQVRLLARTTAFGIFADNMVGLCERLTDHVAHPDPRLPRERLWQVRARRIVLATGAIEQPLVFPNNDRPGVMLAGAARAYVRRWGAAPGTRAVVATASDSAWEAAFDLHRSGITIAVIADLRSQVHETLRTTARRLSIVTQLNARVDRVAGHRQVRAIVVNGRRIPCDLVLTSAGFAPAVHLYSQTGAGLIYDEARHFFLADQRHPGVRCAGACNGSFVLDEIVAEGYEAAAGDVSGPRPARTHGTFALPNIGEARGMAFVDHQSDVTVKDIRLALQEGFRAAEHLKRYTTSGMGADQGKTSNLNALGIAARTLGKPIPAIGLTTFRMPYTPVSFGALAGRARGALFEPLRKTPIDGWAEEHGAAFELLGGWRRAHWFAQPGEDMRSAVRRECRTVRSAVGIFDASTLGKIEVAGPDAAEFLERIYVNTMRKLEPGRCRYGLMLREDGFIFDDGVVGRFAEDRFHVTTTTGGVQGVLAHMEDYRQTEWPELKVWLTSTTEQWAVIAVQGPKARQVIEPFVRDIELSDAAMPHLSCRDGHFLGIPLRLFRVSFTGERGYEINVPAGYGRSVWEKLWTRAAALEGTAYGTEAMRTLRMEKGFLIVGQDTDGSVTPADAGLGRLVGKTKRDFIGKRSLARSGLVAADRKQLVGLATDDPAIVPAEGGQVVDCPAPPLRTHAIGHVTSSCWSETLQRSIAMALVENGRARMGERLYVSGERGFHPVRVAPLPFFDPDGARLHG comes from the coding sequence ATGAGCGGACCTTTTCGCATTGCGGGCGGCGCCCTGCTGGATCGCACGCAGCCCTTGCGTTTCTCCTTTGATGGCCGCAGCTACGATGGCTTCGCGGGCGACACGCTGGCGTCCGCCCTGCTTGCAAACGGCGTCCGTCTGGTGGCGCGTTCTTTCAAATATCATCGCCCGCGCGGATTGCTGACGGCGGGTTCCGAAGAACCCAACGGCCTGGTCAATCTCGGCCGGAGCGGGGGAACGCCCAATGCGCGCGCCACCATGGTGGAGTTGTACGATGGCCTGACTGCGAGCAGCCAGAATCGCTTTCCCAGCCTGCGCCACGACATCGGGGCGTTGGCCGGGCTGGCTTCCCCGTTCCTGGCGGCCGGGTTCTATTACAAAACATTCCTCTGGCCGCGCCGCTTCTGGCGCAGCGTCTACGAACCGCTCATCCGGCAAGCCGCCGGACTCGGCACGGCACCGGCGTCATCCGATCCCGATGCCTATTCCACCCGCTTTGCGCATTGCGATCTTCTGGTCGTCGGCAGCGGACCGGCCGGACTTGCGGCCGCCTCGGCGGCGATCGACCGCGGCGAGCGCGTCATCCTCTGCGAGGAAAGAGCCAATTTCGGCGAGACGCTTTTGGACGATCCGGATGCGAGCATCGGAGGCGTCCCTGCCGACGCCTGGCGAGAGCAGGCTCTCCGCGCGCTCCGCGCGGCGCCGCAGGTCCGGCTTCTGGCCCGCACCACGGCGTTCGGGATATTCGCGGACAACATGGTCGGGCTGTGCGAGCGGCTGACCGATCACGTCGCCCATCCCGATCCCCGGCTGCCGCGCGAGCGGCTCTGGCAGGTGCGGGCCAGGCGGATCGTCCTGGCCACGGGCGCGATCGAGCAACCGCTCGTATTTCCCAATAACGACCGGCCCGGCGTCATGCTGGCCGGCGCCGCGCGCGCCTATGTCCGGCGCTGGGGCGCGGCGCCGGGAACGCGCGCCGTCGTTGCGACCGCCAGCGACAGTGCGTGGGAGGCGGCTTTCGATCTGCACCGGTCGGGCATCACAATCGCCGTCATAGCCGATCTGCGCTCGCAAGTGCATGAGACGCTTCGCACCACCGCTCGCCGGCTGTCGATCGTCACGCAACTGAACGCGCGCGTGGACCGCGTCGCCGGCCACCGCCAAGTTCGCGCCATTGTCGTCAACGGGCGGCGGATTCCCTGCGACCTGGTTCTGACGAGCGCCGGCTTTGCGCCCGCCGTCCATCTCTATTCCCAAACCGGCGCGGGCCTGATCTACGACGAGGCCCGCCATTTCTTCCTAGCCGATCAACGTCACCCCGGCGTGCGCTGCGCCGGCGCGTGCAACGGAAGCTTCGTTCTCGACGAGATCGTGGCGGAGGGCTATGAGGCGGCCGCCGGTGACGTCAGCGGGCCGCGTCCGGCACGCACACACGGCACGTTTGCCTTGCCGAATATCGGTGAGGCGCGCGGCATGGCGTTCGTCGACCACCAGAGCGACGTGACGGTCAAGGATATCCGGCTCGCGCTGCAGGAGGGCTTTCGCGCGGCGGAGCACCTGAAACGCTATACGACGAGCGGCATGGGTGCGGACCAGGGCAAGACGTCGAACCTCAATGCCCTGGGGATCGCCGCCCGCACATTGGGCAAGCCGATCCCGGCGATCGGGCTGACCACCTTCCGCATGCCCTACACGCCCGTGAGCTTCGGCGCCCTGGCCGGCCGCGCGCGGGGCGCGCTGTTCGAACCGTTGCGCAAAACGCCCATCGACGGCTGGGCCGAAGAGCATGGCGCGGCTTTCGAGCTTCTCGGTGGATGGCGCCGCGCGCATTGGTTCGCGCAGCCGGGCGAAGATATGCGTTCGGCCGTTCGCCGCGAGTGCCGGACGGTGCGGTCCGCCGTCGGCATCTTCGACGCATCGACGCTCGGCAAGATCGAAGTCGCCGGCCCGGACGCGGCCGAGTTCCTGGAGCGCATCTACGTCAATACCATGCGCAAGCTCGAACCTGGGCGCTGCCGCTACGGGCTGATGCTGCGCGAGGATGGTTTCATTTTCGACGACGGCGTCGTCGGACGGTTTGCCGAAGACCGCTTCCATGTGACGACCACGACCGGCGGCGTCCAAGGCGTCCTTGCCCACATGGAAGACTATCGCCAGACGGAATGGCCCGAACTCAAGGTCTGGCTCACATCCACGACGGAGCAATGGGCGGTCATCGCCGTTCAAGGACCGAAGGCGCGCCAGGTCATCGAACCTTTCGTGCGCGACATCGAGCTTTCCGACGCGGCGATGCCGCATTTGAGCTGTCGCGACGGGCATTTCCTTGGCATTCCGCTGCGACTGTTTCGCGTGAGCTTCACCGGCGAGCGCGGCTACGAGATCAACGTTCCGGCCGGCTACGGTCGCAGCGTGTGGGAGAAGCTTTGGACCCGCGCAGCCGCGCTCGAAGGCACGGCGTATGGGACGGAGGCGATGCGCACGCTGCGCATGGAAAAGGGTTTTCTCATCGTCGGTCAGGATACCGACGGCAGCGTCACGCCGGCCGATGCCGGGCTCGGCCGGCTTGTCGGCAAGACGAAGCGGGATTTCATCGGCAAACGCTCGCTTGCGCGCAGCGGCCTCGTGGCCGCCGACCGCAAGCAGTTGGTCGGGCTGGCAACGGACGATCCCGCGATCGTGCCGGCCGAAGGCGGGCAGGTGGTCGACTGCCCGGCGCCGCCGCTCCGGACCCACGCCATCGGCCATGTGACGTCGTCTTGCTGGAGCGAAACCTTGCAACGGTCGATCGCCATGGCGCTGGTCGAGAATGGCCGCGCCAGGATGGGCGAACGTCTCTACGTCTCCGGCGAGCGCGGTTTTCATCCCGTTCGCGTCGCGCCGCTGCCATTCTTCGATCCCGACGGAGCGCGCCTCCATGGCTGA
- a CDS encoding sarcosine oxidase subunit delta, with product MLLIPCPYCGSRPEIEFRYAGAAHIERPADPSSAGDREWSAFLYERSNPRGVHAERWHHAHGCGHFFNAQRDTMTDRFVTSDAAAGGTSP from the coding sequence ATGCTTCTCATTCCCTGTCCTTATTGTGGTTCGCGGCCGGAAATCGAATTCCGCTATGCCGGTGCGGCCCATATCGAGAGACCGGCCGACCCCTCTTCCGCCGGCGATCGGGAATGGTCCGCGTTTCTGTACGAACGCAGCAATCCGCGGGGCGTCCACGCCGAGCGGTGGCATCACGCCCATGGCTGTGGACATTTCTTCAACGCGCAGCGCGACACGATGACGGATCGCTTCGTGACATCCGATGCGGCGGCCGGCGGGACCAGCCCATGA